The Rhineura floridana isolate rRhiFlo1 chromosome 8, rRhiFlo1.hap2, whole genome shotgun sequence genome includes a region encoding these proteins:
- the LOC133363337 gene encoding differentially expressed in FDCP 6 homolog gives MAKELGVPLPPEKTEGPSSLPTFLGIELDTVMQCSRLPVDKLSSLGNTIQQVAGMEPILTKSIWYAFTALDAEKSGKVSKSQLKVLSHNLYTVLCIPHDPVALEEHFKDDDDGPVSSQGYMPYLNKYILDKVEEGAFVKESFDELCWTLTAKKNYKPNRNGNSVVPHEDAFKLWCLFNFLSEDKYPLVMVPDEVEYLLKKICTAMSIELSSGELEDYFSQEAQQQSGLTVWQFLDLVNSGRFLRGIEREAISMAVEEVYQEIIGDVLKQGYLWKKGHLRRNWSERWFTLKPSDLSYYVSEERKEKKGSISLDRNSCVEILPDKDGKRCMFCVKTASRTYEMSASDTRQRQEWTLAIQMAIRLQAESKKSLHKDLKQKRREQREQRERKKAAKEEEMQHLKHLQEEKERKLQELELLKEAQRQAELLLQEEEQRRQQQHEEMQRMLEIQLQEAEQARANTQAEMVLKEAEAERQRKRITELEEMQQRLQDALQQEVKARQDEESVRYAQARLLTEEEEKLKQLMKLKEEQEEYIIKAQHEKLVLKQEMENKSKFLEEAQQQLEEVRVNRERVDQDVMLAQQKLQQASTNVKHWNVQMNRLMHPIAPGDKRTAVSGGFPGFSPALLSRRDSSLKLKQNLEKKKSDYSFMKNGNQENLNGETEKQLQASDKKNPSSETL, from the coding sequence cccatactgacaaaaTCTATCTGGTACGCCTTCACGGCCTTGGACGCGGAGAAAAGCGGCAAAGTGTCCAAATCTCAGCTGAAAGTGCTCTCTCACAACCTCTACACTGTGCTTTGCATCCCTCATGATCCTGTGGCACTGGAGGAACACttcaaggatgatgatgatgggccAGTATCAAGTCAGGGGTATATGCCATATCTCAACAAATACATCCTGGATAAAGTAGAAGAAGGTGCTTTCGTCAAAGAGAGTTTTGATGAGCTTTGCTGGACATTGACAGCAAAGAAGAATTACAAGCCAAACCGGAATGGGAACAGTGTTGTACCCCATGAAGATGCTTTCAAACTTTGGTGTCTCTTTAACTTCTTATCGGAAGACAAGTACCCTCTTGTTATGGTTCCTGATGAGGTGGAATACCTCCTGAAGAAGATCTGTACAGCCATGAGCATTGAGCTCAGCAGTGGTGAGTTAGAGGACTACTTTTCCCAAGAAGCCCAACAacagagtggtttgacagtctGGCAATTTCTTGACTTGGTTAACTCAGGCCGGTTTTTACGGGGAATTGAGCGTGAGGCCATTAGTATGGCTGTTGAAGAGGTCTACCAGGAGATCATTGGAGATGTGCTCAAACAGGGCTATCTGTGGAAGAAAGGTCATCTGAGGCGGAACTGGTCTGAGCGATGGTTCACCCTAAAACCCAGTGATCTCTCTTACTATGTGAGTGAGGAACGGAAGGAGAAAAAGGGGAGCATTTCTTTGGACAGAAACTCATGCGTGGAGATCTTGCCCGACAAGGATGGGAAACGGTGCATGTTCTGTGTAAAAACAGCTTCTCGGACTTATGAAATGAGCGCCTCCGACACCCGGCAAAGGCAGGAGTGGACTCTTGCCATCCAGATGGCGATCCGCCTCCAGGCAGAGAGCAAGAAGTCCCTGCACAAGGATTTGAAGCAGAAGAGGCGGGAACAGCGAGAGCAGCGAGAGCGAAAGAAGGCCGCCAAGGAGGAGGAGATGCAGCACCTGAAGCACctgcaggaggagaaggagcgCAAGCTGCAGGAGCTGGAGCTGCTGAAGGAGGCCCAGCGCCAGGCCGAGCTCTTGCTCCAGGAGGAAGAGCAGCGGCGCCAGCAGCAGCATGAGGAAATGCAGAGGATGCTGGAGATACAGTTGCAGGAGGCTGAACAGGCTCGTGCTAACACGCAGGCTGAGATGGTTCTGAAAGAGGCAGAGGCGGAACGTCAGCGCAAGCGCATCACAGAACTGGAGGAGATGCAACAACGACTCCAAGATGCACTGCAGCAGGAGGTTAAAGCTCGTCAGGATGAAGAGTCTGTGAGATATGCACAAGCCAGGCTGTTGactgaagaggaagaaaaattgaAGCAGTTGATGAAGctgaaggaagagcaggaggagTACATCATCAAGGCCCAACATGAAAAGCTGGTCCTCAAGCAAGAGATGGAAAACAAGAGCAAGTTTCTGGAAGAGGCCCAACAGCAGCTGGAAGAAGTGAGAGTTAACAGAGAAAGGGTGGACCAGGACGTCATGTTGGCCCAGCAGAAGCTCCAACAAGCCAGCACGAATGTAAAACACTGGAATGTTCAGATGAATCGGCTGATGCACCCCATTGCCCCAGGAGACAAGCGTACAGCAGTGAGTGGAGGGTTCCCTGGTTTCAGTCCTGCACTCCTGTCCAGGAGAGATTCCTCCCTCAAACTGAAGCAGAATCTGGAAAAGAAGAAATCTGATTATTCTTTTATGAAGAATGGAAACCAGGAAAACCTAAATGGAGAGACTGAGAAGCAGCTGCAGGCATCTGATAAGAAAAATCCTAGTTCAGAAACTCTCTGA